From the genome of bacterium:
GGGTCGACAAATCGCGCGCGGTCCGCGGCGTTCACAACGCATACTCCTCGTCGAGCACCCGCCGGACGCGATCGAGATCCGGGCGGAGGCTCTCCTCGGCTAGCGCCCGGGGCGCGAAGCCCGGCAGCCGCGCGTCGAGCGCGCGGCGCGGCGCCCGGTACAGGAGGCCCACGACCTCCGTATCTTGGCGCGCGGCGAGATCCCAGGCGCGCCCGAGATCCGCCGGGTCGTAGCCCGCGTCGTCGTCGATGTTCCGGAGGCGTTCGCGCCACCAGGCGTAGGTCCGCACCCGATCGTACGTCGGGCACGGACTGATGACATTGACGAGGGCGAAGCCGCGGTGGGCGATGCCCTCCTCGACGAGGCGCGTGAGCTGCGCCGGATCGCCGCTCGATCCCTGGGCGAGATAGGTCGCGCCGGCGGCGAGCGCGAGGCGCAGGGGGTGGACCGGTTCGTCGACCGCCCCGAGCGGGGACGACGGTGTGCGCACGCCCGGGGCGGTGGTGGGGGACGTCTGGCCCTTCGTGTTGCCGTACACGCCGTTGTCCATGATGACGCAGGTCAGATCGACGTCGCGCCGGATCGCGTGGATCAGGTGGTTGAGTCCGATGCCGTAGGCGTCGCCGTCCCCGGCCGCGGCGACGACCGTGAGGTCCCGGTTCGCCAGCTTGATCCCCGTCGCCACCGGCAGCGTCCGCCCGTGGTGGGTGTGGAAGCCGTAGGTCCCCATGTACGACGTGATCTTGCCGGAACAGCCGATGCCGGAGACGAGCACGACGCGGT
Proteins encoded in this window:
- a CDS encoding 2-oxoacid:ferredoxin oxidoreductase subunit beta, with protein sequence MAAVLTHKDFAAERATWCPGCGDFAVLRALQEACARLSLAPHRVVLVSGIGCSGKITSYMGTYGFHTHHGRTLPVATGIKLANRDLTVVAAAGDGDAYGIGLNHLIHAIRRDVDLTCVIMDNGVYGNTKGQTSPTTAPGVRTPSSPLGAVDEPVHPLRLALAAGATYLAQGSSGDPAQLTRLVEEGIAHRGFALVNVISPCPTYDRVRTYAWWRERLRNIDDDAGYDPADLGRAWDLAARQDTEVVGLLYRAPRRALDARLPGFAPRALAEESLRPDLDRVRRVLDEEYAL